A window of Equus caballus isolate H_3958 breed thoroughbred chromosome 21, TB-T2T, whole genome shotgun sequence genomic DNA:
ctggactgtggatcaggcctgcctgagaagcctagcggcgctgtctgaCTCCCGacgagaatggagccctggagggcacggctgccgCCCGCTCTGTGCACGGGATTATGGTCGGTGCCTAGAAAAcgttctgcacctagtggggacctctctctgtgtgtgatgaaggagggagctccaaccggcccctcactcctgcttgggcgggtcgggggcctcggctcagcccagggatggctgctctggcttcacccaggtcagggaCCTAGAAGGGCTCTCCCGTCTCCTTTTCCAATCGGAAGACGACAACTCAGTCCAATTCCCGGGGCCGGTGAGGGATGAGGCAGAGGCTTCGCCATAGGGAAGAGGagtatcctcaatgagcacaaccacagcccccgctccagtcgaccctcccagagggctaGGCTTCTCGAAAAGCCTTTGCGTGCAGCACCTCCTTGAGTCCCTACAAtatcccctggaggctgatcctctgtTCACCCCGCCTTGCAGagagcaaaccgaggctccgagaggctcggaagcctcacagctagtaggtggctgaatgcccacggtgctgcggaggggcacggcactcacctttgaaacagaagctccagcacctgttgtgtggtggcaaaacctctgtacgtgcacaggaagctgcggacgtaggcggtgtcgccatccaggaaggcgggcaccaggtgctccactcgatTCTGCCGCGTTGCAGCCTgcacggtccacaccaggcggcaCGCTTGGCTCTTAGCtcgggatggattttcagcctggggtcggACAGAGGGGgcacttgccatcagaggccgcaccactcctgggccccagaagtgtcggggcctggaggtcagaccgaatgcccaagccctcggtgacttgtggccagaagtgggcatcattgcccagggcagggaagaattctcgggattccaagtaggatgtgaggtggagaaggattcaagctcttggtctcctaggtctttgtgctggcagagaagtgacagcccctccctggatgaagagcatcatccctggggtggctgaccgaCGGCCCATTCTagagaggagagcacagaggcttttcgtgggctgggagggatcaggacaggaggacaggcagggtgaccagggcggtgctgtggaaatggcaacagaaggtgccggttcagtgaagggctgaatcACGGGGCTAacgggtctcccttctggaaagttgtgcagcctgctgaggcccgacgccctgacctcgagaggccacgtggacgtgttcccctggacagcaaaggcagaggaacagaaagaacactgtgagccccatgtcctttTGGGCAAAAGCGTGCCTATCCATCAGGaggctgcgtccgactgggagacgGTGGGGAAGGATTGTCAGGCCACGTGGACATATGAgcatgggagttcaaacaggaaaatctctaccaaACACGAAAGTGCTCTTGAATGCCCGTGAGCTGATGTGCTAGAAATGTCTCTTCTCGGCTACACCCCTGTGGACAGGgacgtctcctctggccaagacaggGGCCGGGCCCGCAGGGGAAGgttgggggaagagatggggattcagattcctttgggagcagggctccaggcaggagccccgggcctGTCTcggggccttcgaagacctggggtcctcagcgctgtcttgggggccctgggggtTGGGTCTCCCcggcacctgcactcaccctgagccggccctggcctcggtTGGCAGTGTGGGGCACCTTCCTGTCCTGCAGGGTGATGGAGTCGAGGGCGCCgttgctcagctgctggcccgtctcctgagcgacgctctggaaagacagtgcccggcagccaggcggcaagcctcagagacccgactggctgtctttgctggctctcacacctctgtgactctctccactctggacacacatagcCCGCCCCAcagtccacacagacctccagcGAGGAGGGCAACAcatggcagcctgagggcctggcatTAGGAGGCCCCTTAGgagtcccctttcagtcctgacAGCCccgtcctggcttgggaacgtgacgggaaaagcagctTATCGACTGCCCACCAACCTTCTCCGGCCAAGGGCAGATGCTGCCCAcatgtccctctggcccccacactcacgaggacgggacgagggctgccctgggagggctcggggagctggtctggcctagATCGGGCTgatctaggcttcctcatgttacctgagaggacctcctgccgaAGGTCCGGCGGTGGGGGGcatgggagctgagccagcgtccacaacgtgtccaaaggttctccctccgGGGTTTCcgggaaccagagccctggtcaggcgggagaaagcaggagaacatgtttctctatcaagcgtctccagccaagtgagctggctttgcgcacgtggctgcctagttgcgggggttccaagttcTGTCGGGgcctgttgtcaaggaagtgacctcatttcctgcagtgcccttacctgagtgcccccctcagataccacccatgcaaacagtcctctggccatggccttgctcaccccccttctccatgcgacgtcgaatgcgtacccaggaacaccaacacacccgtctcccaggctccctagagggtctgggtgcagccgaggtcccagcttggagactgacgcagaaacaactCCTCTTTCTTACCTGTTCTGCATCCTGCATAAGcccttgtgtctctcagggcctgtcggcctcctgtctgcacactggggaggactggagcgtggacttgctagagaTGTCCTCTGGcatgtgtcctaccttagaggacaaCACCTCTCAAACTGGAGGCGTGTGTCACtggcaggcaatgcctcccacttcgtgtttcttcctcttgcaacTTGCCCTGTGTCTACTTCTCTTAGGATCCCACCTTAGAGGCCATTTTtgcatccaaggtcaaggtgtgtgtgcgtgtgtgtgtgtgtgtgtgtgtgtgtgtttgtgtgtttgtgtgctcaggttgtggaggccaagaagaaaacagctcccacaatagggagggattggcaagagcttctcaagatcTCATGGTTCCTAGTTTCAGAAGCCAACCCTCCGGGTGGGgttccagtcttgccctagaaggtcagaacacacacttacccactgGACTCACCCTGTCATGGGCcgttccctacccctctaggggcctcagtttcccaatttccCAGTGAGacattcaattcaggactgcataggcatgagctcagcagagaggtggccaccactccctccaccgtgggtgtgaggTGGGCAGAGCTACAGTCAAGGGTGCCCCTGACccgggctcctcctcaaacaagaactgagcaAATGCCCATCTACACTGCCGAatgctccccctcacccccacaccatctccagatctgtatgcacttccaccaacacagccttctccagagcccccggggaatgcctgtgtgcagccagagccccagccttgaggacgcagagctggcttcctccctggctccaccttcttcgtcatctgggattctgggcaaggcattgaagttctggggtcttctccttctcccctcactggccacccgggatcaggacttcctggtctagacctcctggtataacccctcctcttgagtggggACTCAGTTGAGCGATTCCAccgaggacggcaaagcgatgccagTTCACTCCTGAGacttggatgtggtcagtggccaATTTCGTGTTTCCTCTGACCAGATGGCCTCTCCCTGTGTCATGGGACTGGGAAGAGGGGGCACcctcgtcttgttcctgatcttggagggagAGCTGGTATCCTTTCAGCATTGTGCATGATGGTGGCTGTGGGCTGGTCACAGGTGGCTCTTAGTCTGTGGAGGTACGTTCTTTCTAGGctcaatttgttgagtgtttatgaTCAAAACATGCGTACTCTGGGAAATGCTGATTCTGCTTCAATGGAGAAGAGCATGTGACTTTGACCTTTTCCTCCTATGAATGTGGTGCCTGTCATTTACTGACCGAACCATCCTCCCATCCCAGcgataaattccacttgaccaTGGTGGAGGACGTTTGTACTGTTAGTAGCGTTTGGCTGAGGGGGACTGGGTgggcccttctctcctccatgggTCGCTGCCTGGTCCTCCGAGGGCCTCCCTTCCGTCCTGTCTACCTCCCCCCTTCGGACATCACGTCCAGTGTCTCGggactctctcctttcccaaacaAGGCTCCAACTGCATCAACAAAGCGTAGATATTCGAAAAGGCAGCTGACACCTAAAGAGAGTGTCTAAATTGCCTCCAAGAAACTCTGCATCAGGGCATCACTTCTAAAGAGAAATCGAGATGCGTGGACCCAGACGGACACTACGGGACAATTATGAGAGTGAAGAAGGGTCCAATTGTTCACCCCTGGGTTGCCTCGGTGGGTGTGCCGTGTGGCcgctgagaacgcgcaaggggataggtgtgactactcatagcccactgtggggcatcaggtaccacgaaggaacagccccaggctccttcccgcagcaaaccctcacacacccacacacccacaccgccctcacacacacacacacacacacacacacacacacactcacactccccCCCCCcggcaccagagctcaatgaagagcacTGAAAAGCTGGTCACCCCTTGTTATGGCCActtgtttcttggtagaaaaagggcatcgtttcttattactcatctttaaatcattctttgaccaaattaacattaattgtcTATCTAAAAGGTTAAAActtttggtaatatattttagtccacaatacgcttcttataaacgccaacGTTTCATATGCGGtgagaatatttttacaatttgcacattttgaaaacgttaccatggcccatccaggaaagggaaagatttgaaaggggtctcccggGCCCCGAAATTTCCCTCGTTGTTTCCAGCTCCGGTGTCACACCTCCagtgggtccccatccccagaaagtgaaaagagggaatagcggggcatcctctttgagacagaatctttgatctccgggggatttttcttcttaatgaaaactgttatttcaaattaaaacatctgGAGTCACCCACCTcacaccagacccagccaggcacagaaggccacctctggaaggctggcacttccaggcaaactccggaggagggaaacgcgcGGAGTCCGAGAGAAGGAAAcgcagtggctaccagggacttgcggtgggaagaagggagactgactgcttcccagggacagggtttctcttggataaaaatgGGCGGGAACTAGATgaggatgacgttggtgtgatcTTGTGAGTGTACTTCatgccacttcagcgaacaatttaaaaacatccaagaattaaactttattgaactgacgagataaaatataGGGAAAGGTCAAGTAAAGAAAAgcgaaaaacaaaactttaagaccCACGCAATGGATAGGGGAAGGCAAGGATTCTccggggctgcagctcaggagctgagggtagtggctgggatgctgcaagTGCTTgttgaaggtcttgagccggctgtggctcggaagatgcctgtgcggctctgagctggggtgGGCGCGAGAGGGAGAGATGGTGTTCGATCTGCAGGGTCTTCTGgatctttcggtggagctgcagctggagagggaagaagagaaaatgccacCCACATGAGCGCCTGCCCAAGTCACTCCAAAGGAAGGAAGCCTCTGCCGCCACTGAAGGAGTCTCAGTCCAAGAAGCAAGCCCCCGAAAGGCTTCCCAGAGTGGAGTCCGCgggaagagtgatctgagcccgccccttgctcccagccgaaccccagcctctggagactctgctctggggggcgcagcgccatcccctgtGCACATGCCCACATCACACACCTGAGTcctcctcagcctcagtctcggcatcagtgtgctcagggtgctccagctgggaaagaagaacgcgggcacggtgctccagctccgagccgggcatattaaGGCCAACGTAGGCCAAGAGcatttccaggctgggaacatctgggggctggataaaatcctcagggtaccgttggagccaggtgcccagaatgaaggagatggccctgaggacggacaggtgggcagcagagtcagagaagggtcgtTTCCTTGCACACTGGCCTCCCGCGCATctctgtgcgggcctgggctcctgggcctcccgctcctggctgtccaggggccagtcctacttggcgtccacctccaatctggcagtcttggcagaggtgGGCCAGGTCACCATGGAGGGGCTaggaaaaggcctttggaagggagagCCCTGTGCGATGGTGGCGTCACCACTCCtagtcctcagggaagcctgacacactgcttggagcatctctctgcccactgcccactggaacgtcagctccgtgagggcagggaacGGTGCGGtcccctcttttcattgccctccctggcacacaggagctgctcccagaatatttgaccagggagggaacagcggacattgtctcccgcccaggcttcccagggccctcctcttgcctccagctttccctcctgggcctacgtgcTGCCCAGTTCACCaagtgtcccatgagggtcatgctcccccgCCCCGAATCTctaccagggaggggcttatgtggccccggagcactccccgagccccctgagcaggagctgagcacccgctgttgaggttctagcagatgagtgagcgggacgctgcagggaactcccctccaagtgtggacgctgggcgccctcctagggattccaaagcccactcactttttcagTTGGTccaggggtccgccgtcctcatcgcagTGAGGAAGGAcgcaaccgtatctagaagacacaggaggacgtcacacggactggactgtggatcaggcctgcctgagaagcctagcggcgctgtctgaCTCCCGacgagaatggagccctggagggcacggctgccgCCCGCTCTGTGCACGGGATTATGGTCGGTGCCTAGAAAAcgttctgcacctagtggggacctctctctgtgtgtgatgaaggagggagctccaaccggcccctcactcctgcttgggcgggtcgggggcctcggctcagcccagggatggctgctctggcttcacccaggtcagggaCCTAGAAGGGCTCTCCCGTCTCCTTTTCCAATCGGAAGACGACAACTCAGTCCAATTCCCGGGGCCGGTGAGGGATGAGGCAGAGGCTTCGCCATAGGGAAGAGGagtatcctcaatgagcacaaccacagcccccgctccagtcgaccctcccagagggctaGGCTTCTCGAAAAGCCTTTGCGTGCAGCACCTCCTTGAGTCCCTACAAtatcccctggaggctgatcctctgtTCACCCCGCCTTGCAGagagcaaaccgaggctccgagaggctcggaagcctcacagctagtaggtggctgaatgcccacggtgctgcggaggggcacggcactcacctttgaaacagaagctccagcacctgttgtgtggtggcaaaacctctgtacgtgcacaggaagctgcggacgtaggcggtgtcgccatccaggaaggcgggcaccaggtgctccactcgatTCTGCCGCGTTGCAGCCTgcacggtccacaccaggcggcaCGCTTGGCTCTTAGCtcgggatggattttcagcctggggtcggACAGAGGGGgcacttgccatcagaggccgcaccactcctgggccccagaagtgtcggggcctggaggtcagaccgaatgcccaagccctcggtgacttgtggccagaagtgggcatcattgcccagggcagggaagaattctcgggattccaagtaggatgtgaggtggagaaggattcaagctcttggtctcctaggtctttgtgctggcagagaagtgacagcccctccctggatgaagagcatcatccctggggtggctgaccgaCGGCCCATTCTagagaggagagcacagaggcttttcgtgggctgggagggatcaggacaggaggacaggcagggtgaccagggcggtgctgtggaaatggcaacagaaggtgccggttcagtgaagggctgaatcACGGGGCTAacgggtctcccttctggaaagttgtgcagcctgctgaggcccgacgccctgacctcgagaggccacgtggacgtgttcccctggacagcaaaggcagaggaacagaaagaacactgtgagccccatgtcctttTGGGCAAAAGCGTGCCTATCCATCAGGaggctgcgtccgactgggagacgGTGGGGAAGGATTGTCAGGCCACGTGGACATATGAgcatgggagttcaaacaggaaaatctctaccaaACACGAAAGTGCTCTTGAATGCCCGTGAGCTGATGTGCTAGAAATGTCTCTTCTCGGCTACACCCCTGTGGACAGGgacgtctcctctggccaagacaggGGCCGGGCCCGCAGGGGAAGgttgggggaagagatggggattcagattcctttgggagcagggctccaggcaggagccccgggcctGTCTcggggccttcgaagacctggggtcctcagcgctgtcttgggggccctgggggtTGGGTCTCCCcggcacctgcactcaccctgagccggccctggcctcggtTGGCAGTGTGGGGCACCTTCCTGTCCTGCAGGGTGATGGAGTCGAGGGCGCCgttgctcagctgctggcccgtctcctgagcgacgctctggaaagacagtgcccggcagccaggcggcaagcctcagagacccgactggctgtctttgctggctctcacacctctgtgactctctccactctggacacacatagcCCGCCCCAcagtccacacagacctccagcGAGGAGGGCAACAcatggcagcctgagggcctggcatTAGGAGGCCCCTTAGgagtcccctttcagtcctgacAGCCccgtcctggcttgggaacgtgacgggaaaagcagctTATCGACTGCCCACCAACCTTCTCCGGCCAAGGGCAGATGCTGCCCAcatgtccctctggcccccacactcacgaggacgggacgagggctgccctgggagggctcggggagctggtctggcctagATCGGGCTgatctaggcttcctcatgttacctgagaggacctcctgccgaAGGTCCGGCGGTGGGGGGcatgggagctgagccagcgtccacaacgtgtccaaaggttctccctccgGGGTTTCcgggaaccagagccctggtcaggcgggagaaagcaggagaacatgtttctctatcaagcgtctccagccaagtgagctggctttgcgcacgtggctgcctagttgcgggggttccaagttcTGTCGGGgcctgttgtcaaggaagtgacctcatttcctgcagtgcccttacctgagtgcccccctcagataccacccatgcaaacagtcctctggccatggccttgctcaccccccttctccatgcgacgtcgaatgcgtacccagg
This region includes:
- the LOC138919807 gene encoding ral guanine nucleotide dissociation stimulator-like — its product is MQDAEQSVAQETGQQLSNGALDSITLQDRKVPHTANRGQGRLRAENPSRAKSQACRLVWTVQAATRQNRVEHLVPAFLDGDTAYVRSFLCTYRGFATTQQVLELLFQRYGCVLPHCDEDGGPLDQLKKAISFILGTWLQRYPEDFIQPPDVPSLEMLLAYVGLNMPGSELEHRARVLLSQLEHPEHTDAETEAEEDSAAAPPKDPEDPADRTPSLPLAPTPAQSRTGIFRATAGSRPSTSTCSIPATTLSS